The Zavarzinella sp. genome includes a window with the following:
- a CDS encoding ABC transporter ATP-binding protein, which translates to MALAKEPLVEVVDLYKRFTRGSEQIRVLEQLSLTVPRGEFLALMGPSGSGKTTLLNLIAGLDTPSGGNIYVGGEHISAMSESELARWRTRSVGFIFQFYYLLPVLTAYENVELPLLLLPLTKAQRHKQVTNALDLVGLAQRMDHRPGMLSGGQQQRVGIARAIVTDPSLIVADEPTGDLDSKSADEILNLMNVLCQDLNKTIIMVTHDPHAADRAMRTLHLDKGRLVIDDTRTAELAKRQ; encoded by the coding sequence ATGGCACTTGCAAAAGAACCGCTGGTTGAAGTGGTTGACCTTTACAAACGATTCACTCGTGGCTCCGAACAGATTCGTGTGCTGGAACAATTGTCCCTGACCGTACCTCGGGGCGAGTTTCTGGCACTGATGGGCCCGTCTGGCTCTGGAAAAACCACCCTGCTCAACCTGATTGCTGGCCTGGATACCCCATCCGGTGGCAATATCTATGTGGGTGGGGAACACATTTCGGCAATGAGTGAAAGTGAACTGGCTCGCTGGCGAACTCGCAGTGTCGGTTTTATCTTTCAGTTCTACTACCTGTTACCCGTGCTGACTGCTTACGAAAATGTGGAATTGCCACTGCTGTTACTCCCACTGACGAAAGCCCAGCGACACAAGCAGGTCACCAATGCACTGGATCTGGTGGGACTGGCACAGCGGATGGACCACCGCCCAGGAATGTTGTCTGGCGGGCAGCAACAGCGGGTGGGGATTGCCCGTGCAATTGTTACCGACCCTTCTCTGATTGTGGCCGATGAACCAACCGGTGACCTTGATTCCAAGTCTGCCGATGAAATCCTGAATCTGATGAATGTTCTTTGCCAGGATCTGAACAAAACGATCATCATGGTGACTCACGACCCGCACGCCGCTGATCGCGCAATGCGAACACTGCACCTGGATAAAGGGCGATTGGTGATTGATGACACCCGCACCGCAGAACTGGCGAAGAGGCAATAA